A single window of Sphingobacteriales bacterium DNA harbors:
- a CDS encoding T9SS type A sorting domain-containing protein produces the protein MENLKKIKKLIVAVIVFSMAIFPLSIYAQSCFQNNYSGFITSTTTNDYLNVNTENFIVTNAGSNLENYHHTALKLAIEIGKIANVNGNEITCSSDGFHSNTPIDIMNKYTAYRVEYTPQITSTFLLNKISFKLRAIIIKQKNSTNKAPCIFITHGNMGVLRDWRSYYIYGVMDYLMKGYTVVIYENLSTLRRVKNVFNQCPASFPFANAPSALYGNGVPIFSIVLPNISTIHNRWKAYSLITAESIVKFSLSNYSVYNIDTNKLFVYGFSYGTSNAEALLFTNKNEFPTSSYSGNYISPTNFTIPSYQTKNYNIKAGIIMSGGYADHDMSTSRVDVYTKNDSLKRILMIHGKDDVATELSKYLNVFPRKIDTLNNKNIPNYTITVCNTGHNIISLITQDFIYSTLAIDKPNDRNYSFYNFVSGLNNTNINTMVRSMNSNGTYKAFFDTLSAINSQTFQIHKAGSQFYVNAINNTPYVMCATESSSNRKAYIGINGLPIPTPYISSDWIYQLRDSNCEPLNSQRISKGEVTTKIPFAPKTSLYPNPNNGLFNAQVKIEERVENYQISVFNTLGAIVFEQNITESIEAGNSIQKQIDISQQAKGLYYIQIRSGEKILINEKILINK, from the coding sequence ATGGAAAATCTAAAAAAAATTAAAAAACTAATAGTTGCTGTTATTGTCTTCTCAATGGCAATTTTTCCTTTGTCAATTTATGCACAAAGTTGTTTTCAAAATAACTATAGTGGTTTTATTACTAGTACAACCACAAATGATTATTTGAATGTAAATACTGAGAATTTTATTGTTACAAATGCAGGTAGTAATTTAGAGAATTATCATCATACAGCTTTAAAACTAGCAATAGAAATTGGCAAAATAGCAAATGTTAATGGTAATGAAATAACTTGTAGTTCTGATGGCTTTCATAGCAATACGCCAATAGATATTATGAATAAATACACAGCATATAGAGTTGAATATACACCTCAAATAACCTCAACATTTTTATTAAATAAAATTAGCTTTAAACTTAGAGCAATTATTATTAAGCAAAAGAATTCCACTAATAAAGCGCCATGTATTTTTATTACACATGGGAATATGGGTGTGCTGAGAGATTGGAGATCATACTATATATATGGAGTAATGGATTATCTAATGAAAGGCTATACTGTTGTAATATATGAAAATTTGTCAACTCTTAGAAGAGTAAAGAATGTATTTAATCAATGCCCTGCATCATTTCCTTTTGCAAATGCACCATCAGCATTATATGGAAATGGTGTGCCAATTTTTAGTATTGTATTGCCAAATATTTCAACTATACATAATAGATGGAAAGCTTATTCACTTATAACAGCAGAATCTATTGTTAAATTTTCATTGTCAAACTATAGTGTTTATAATATAGATACTAATAAACTATTTGTTTATGGATTTAGTTATGGAACATCAAATGCAGAAGCACTCTTATTTACTAACAAAAATGAATTTCCTACAAGCTCATACTCAGGTAATTATATAAGTCCAACAAATTTTACAATTCCCAGTTATCAAACTAAAAATTATAATATAAAAGCTGGGATAATTATGTCAGGAGGCTATGCTGACCATGATATGAGTACAAGTAGAGTTGATGTATATACGAAGAATGATAGCTTAAAAAGAATATTAATGATACATGGGAAGGACGATGTTGCTACTGAATTATCAAAATATTTAAATGTATTTCCTAGAAAGATTGACACATTAAATAATAAAAATATTCCAAATTATACTATAACTGTTTGTAATACTGGACATAATATTATTTCTTTAATTACACAAGACTTTATTTATTCAACCTTAGCAATTGATAAGCCTAATGATAGAAATTATTCATTTTATAATTTTGTAAGTGGATTAAATAACACAAATATTAATACTATGGTACGTTCTATGAATAGTAACGGAACTTACAAAGCATTCTTTGATACATTAAGTGCAATAAATAGTCAAACTTTTCAAATTCATAAAGCAGGTTCTCAGTTTTATGTTAATGCAATAAATAATACACCTTATGTTATGTGTGCTACAGAAAGTTCTAGTAATAGAAAAGCATATATTGGAATAAATGGCTTGCCTATCCCTACACCATATATTTCATCTGATTGGATATATCAACTTCGTGATAGCAATTGCGAACCTTTAAATTCGCAAAGAATATCAAAAGGAGAAGTTACAACTAAAATTCCATTTGCACCTAAAACGTCATTGTATCCAAATCCTAATAATGGTTTGTTTAATGCACAAGTAAAAATAGAAGAAAGAGTAGAAAATTATCAAATTAGTGTTTTTAATACATTAGGTGCAATTGTTTTTGAGCAGAATATCACTGAAAGTATAGAAGCAGGTAATAGTATTCAGAAGCAAATAGATATTAGCCAACAAGCTAAGGGTTTATATTATATACAAATACGTAGTGGAGAAAAGATATTGATAAATGAAAAAATCTTGATAAACAAATAA
- a CDS encoding acyltransferase, with protein MSSENEIKATLPKPKDYYAAVDGLRGASMMFTVLIHMNLTYIKIPAFIAHFGLHGFYVLSAFLISTILYKEKVKFGEFKPYAKNFYIKRFLRILPLYFAYLLGMAVIGFIIKKTVHGDPFCIIYELKHFGINLITFTYNFKDLFAFLKGLNHHASNLFPHLWSISIEEQFYLFIPALLFFLSKEQIRKMAIAFIIVYPFFRFGGFLFLRDVVQMKSTFGKHEYEIMYNFFYRSSIFQLDAFMYGLMIPLTNYNNRKVIKWTIIITTALIFAGQIYNMIDYSNEMHVPVWSVVGEHFVVMKNGMFAYVNTLYNILAVSLVYYLLKYPDSSLNKILKFKMFMSWGKIVYGIYVYHMVFVTIAYIIYELVLIKYIPIFFSEILAIAICYSLTYYFSKLSFYKFEMYFLMLKAKRDK; from the coding sequence ATGTCTAGCGAAAACGAAATAAAAGCCACACTACCTAAACCTAAAGATTATTACGCAGCAGTAGATGGTTTGCGTGGTGCTTCTATGATGTTCACTGTGTTGATACACATGAATTTAACTTATATTAAAATTCCAGCATTTATTGCACACTTTGGTTTGCATGGGTTTTATGTGCTTTCTGCATTTTTAATTAGTACAATACTTTACAAAGAGAAAGTAAAGTTTGGAGAGTTTAAACCATATGCTAAAAACTTCTATATTAAAAGATTTCTAAGAATATTGCCACTATATTTCGCATACTTATTAGGCATGGCTGTTATCGGTTTTATTATAAAGAAGACAGTACATGGTGATCCATTTTGCATTATATATGAACTAAAGCATTTTGGTATCAACTTAATTACATTTACATATAATTTTAAAGATTTATTTGCTTTCCTAAAAGGATTAAATCACCACGCATCTAATTTATTTCCACATTTATGGTCAATTTCTATTGAAGAACAATTTTATTTATTTATTCCAGCATTGTTATTTTTTTTAAGCAAAGAACAAATCCGAAAAATGGCAATTGCTTTTATTATAGTTTATCCATTCTTTAGATTCGGTGGTTTTTTATTTTTGAGAGATGTCGTCCAAATGAAATCAACTTTTGGGAAACATGAGTACGAAATTATGTATAATTTCTTCTATCGTTCAAGTATTTTCCAATTAGATGCATTTATGTATGGATTAATGATACCATTAACAAACTACAATAATAGAAAAGTAATTAAATGGACTATCATTATTACTACTGCATTGATATTCGCAGGGCAAATATACAATATGATAGACTATTCTAATGAAATGCATGTGCCAGTTTGGTCTGTAGTGGGCGAACATTTTGTGGTAATGAAAAATGGTATGTTTGCTTATGTAAATACACTATACAATATTTTGGCAGTGTCATTAGTATATTATCTATTAAAGTATCCTGATTCATCTTTAAATAAGATATTGAAATTTAAAATGTTTATGAGTTGGGGAAAAATTGTGTATGGAATTTATGTATATCACATGGTATTCGTTACAATAGCATATATTATATACGAACTTGTTTTAATTAAATATATTCCAATTTTCTTCTCAGAAATCTTAGCTATTGCAATATGCTACTCACTTACTTATTATTTTTCAAAATTGAGTTTCTATAAATTTGAAATGTACTTTTTGATGCTTAAAGCAAAGCGTGATAAATAG
- a CDS encoding acyltransferase, whose translation MDQQNDIQIKKPSIEYFEAIDGLRGASMLTTIINHMPFLLMIKIPVVFAHFGLHGFFILSAFLISSILYKEKEKFGEFKPYAKNFYIKRALRILPVYFLYLGIILMIGLATMGTPEQYTLGIIHDFKYYGWMLVTFTFNYRELYSWLIHEDHLRCLYLPHLWSLSLEEQFYLIIPTLIFFCKKETIKKIAIISIVVYPLVRFFGYIFLRYKVEMLTPFGTEPLSALYNFFYRSSLFQFDAFMYGILIPLISYDNRKVLRWIVIVSFFVLAASQVYNIIDLARESHESIIKVMNSEHVIMRNGQYAYINTLYNILGATLFYYLLKYPDSFVNKPLRFSFFKNCGRIVYGIYVYHPLFIVVTWFFYLFIFKKYLPLFFADVAAIAFCFTLTYYAAKLSFYKFEMPFLMMKAKRSEQKKI comes from the coding sequence ATGGATCAGCAAAATGACATTCAAATAAAAAAACCATCAATAGAATATTTTGAGGCGATTGACGGTCTGCGTGGTGCGTCTATGCTTACAACTATTATTAATCATATGCCATTTTTATTAATGATTAAGATTCCAGTTGTATTTGCACATTTTGGGCTTCATGGATTTTTTATCTTATCAGCATTTTTAATAAGTTCTATCTTATATAAAGAAAAAGAGAAGTTTGGAGAATTTAAACCATATGCTAAAAATTTCTATATCAAAAGAGCCTTGCGTATTTTGCCAGTATATTTTTTATACTTAGGCATTATCCTAATGATTGGTTTGGCAACAATGGGTACGCCAGAGCAATACACTTTAGGTATAATACACGATTTTAAATATTATGGTTGGATGTTGGTTACATTTACGTTCAATTATAGAGAACTCTATTCATGGTTAATACATGAAGATCATTTAAGATGTTTGTATTTGCCACATCTTTGGTCATTGTCATTAGAAGAACAATTTTATTTAATTATTCCAACATTAATTTTCTTTTGCAAAAAAGAAACGATTAAAAAGATAGCAATTATTTCAATTGTTGTCTATCCACTAGTGAGATTTTTTGGATATATTTTTCTGAGATACAAAGTAGAAATGCTTACACCATTTGGAACTGAACCATTGAGTGCTTTGTATAATTTTTTCTATCGTTCATCATTATTTCAGTTCGATGCATTTATGTATGGTATTCTAATTCCACTCATCAGTTACGACAATAGAAAAGTATTGAGGTGGATAGTCATCGTAAGTTTCTTTGTGTTGGCAGCTAGTCAAGTTTATAATATTATAGACTTAGCAAGAGAAAGCCATGAGTCTATCATAAAAGTGATGAACAGTGAACATGTTATTATGCGAAATGGACAATATGCATACATCAATACTTTGTATAATATTCTTGGTGCAACTTTGTTTTATTATCTTTTAAAATACCCAGATTCTTTTGTCAATAAGCCATTGCGTTTTTCATTTTTCAAAAATTGTGGTAGAATAGTATATGGTATTTATGTTTATCACCCATTATTTATAGTAGTTACATGGTTTTTCTATTTATTTATATTTAAAAAATATTTACCACTATTCTTTGCAGATGTAGCAGCAATAGCATTTTGTTTTACGCTTACCTATTATGCAGCAAAATTAAGTTTTTATAAATTTGAAATGCCATTTTTGATGATGAAAGCTAAACGCTCTGAACAGAAAAAAATATAA
- a CDS encoding acyl-CoA thioesterase, with amino-acid sequence MTVEERIQLSETHIFKAVFPNTTNHYDTLFGGTAMQLMDEVAFITATRFARMKMVTVSSDRIDFKKPIPSGTIIELIGKVTKVGNTSVHILVEIFIEEMNSYKREKAISGEFVFVAVDENKQPTKIKFID; translated from the coding sequence ATGACTGTAGAAGAAAGAATACAACTATCAGAAACACATATTTTTAAAGCTGTATTTCCAAATACAACTAATCATTATGACACCTTATTTGGTGGAACGGCTATGCAACTCATGGACGAAGTGGCTTTTATAACTGCAACTCGATTTGCAAGAATGAAAATGGTTACGGTTTCATCTGATAGGATAGATTTTAAAAAACCGATTCCAAGTGGAACAATTATTGAATTGATAGGAAAAGTGACAAAAGTTGGCAATACAAGTGTGCATATTTTGGTTGAAATATTTATCGAAGAGATGAATTCTTACAAAAGAGAAAAAGCAATAAGTGGTGAGTTTGTTTTTGTGGCAGTTGATGAAAACAAACAACCTACAAAAATTAAATTCATAGATTAG
- a CDS encoding acyltransferase — protein MIKHDFQYTNKKIFQFDVYRGVLLYLIFILHHQFSHANVPVLLPYFVLHGFFIMSAFLISRGLLIAKEDKVKTKLYYLGFYSKRIMRIFPVYFFYIFLIIGLGVLSKLLIHRDVIGVLTEVKKYGIMLFTFTFNFRELFAFLKGIDAPELMLFSHLWTVSIEEQFYLVIPTVILFLNRKQLAVLSIFMIIFIPILRVWYFNNVLIHEQNILQKGLIYYRTTFLQIDSFFYGILLATYNFKNRIKWYKIIHIVLWILLFVSIIYNGFDISEKYSRPFNYSIFYFDVGVLNSQYIYNDVLVNMTVFFSFLTCFFDPNFLKFFDKKIIMDFGGKYSYSAYVYQYLIIIPSVGIVYPLLQKILPFHIFFSQLLTIIFSIICIYLISMLSFWKMEIKFLNLLKNKK, from the coding sequence ATGATTAAACATGACTTTCAATATACCAACAAAAAAATATTTCAATTTGATGTTTATAGAGGCGTTTTACTCTATTTAATATTTATTCTACACCATCAATTTAGTCATGCAAATGTTCCAGTATTATTGCCATATTTTGTGTTGCATGGTTTTTTTATAATGTCTGCATTCTTAATTTCAAGAGGACTATTAATTGCTAAAGAAGACAAAGTAAAAACAAAATTATACTATTTAGGCTTTTACTCAAAACGTATAATGAGGATTTTTCCTGTGTATTTCTTTTATATTTTTTTAATTATTGGGTTAGGTGTACTCTCAAAATTATTAATACATAGAGATGTTATTGGTGTACTCACAGAAGTAAAGAAATATGGAATTATGCTATTTACTTTTACTTTTAATTTTAGAGAACTATTTGCATTTTTAAAAGGAATTGATGCGCCTGAGTTAATGTTGTTTTCGCATCTTTGGACAGTATCTATTGAAGAGCAGTTTTATTTAGTAATTCCAACAGTAATTCTTTTTCTAAACAGAAAACAATTAGCAGTACTTTCAATATTCATGATTATTTTTATTCCAATACTTAGAGTTTGGTATTTTAATAATGTATTGATACATGAACAAAATATTTTGCAAAAAGGATTGATATATTATAGAACAACATTTTTACAAATCGATTCATTTTTCTATGGTATACTATTAGCAACATATAATTTTAAAAATAGAATAAAATGGTACAAGATTATTCATATAGTATTATGGATATTGCTATTTGTTTCAATTATTTACAATGGTTTTGATATTAGTGAAAAATATAGCAGACCTTTTAATTATTCTATATTTTATTTTGATGTAGGTGTGCTAAATAGTCAATATATTTACAACGATGTTTTAGTAAATATGACAGTATTTTTTAGCTTCCTTACTTGCTTCTTTGATCCAAATTTCTTAAAGTTTTTTGATAAAAAAATTATCATGGATTTTGGCGGAAAATATTCATACTCAGCCTATGTGTATCAATATCTAATCATAATTCCATCAGTTGGAATTGTGTATCCATTACTACAAAAAATTCTTCCATTCCATATATTTTTTAGTCAATTATTGACAATTATTTTTTCTATTATTTGTATCTATCTCATATCTATGCTTAGCTTTTGGAAAATGGAAATTAAATTTCTAAATTTATTAAAAAATAAAAAATAA
- a CDS encoding acyltransferase, translating into MTDAQQIEKTHSIGYIESIDGIRGLFMLSVLLVHLHLANFKIPAFLAQFSLHLFFVLSAFLISSILYKQKERATSFKAFAKDFYIKRALRILPLYWAYILFFIGFAIILRLVAPTIENTFLGVVYDIKHFGWMLLTFTFNYREVYAWSQDLSHLRCHVFPHLWSISIEEQFYLIIPTVIYFLSKKSIRNISIIVILIYPFIRIFGFQYLRDVVQMKATFGEESNVLFNFFYRSSLFQFDAFFYGLLIPLVNINNKKILYALYVFFIALLLGNQIYSSYIFSIQNKLSFLDSIANTMVLYKNGQYTVVNTLYNLVSFCLVYIAVYFPNSFFNKLYGVDFLKKIGKIVYGFYVYHAVFALLTLALYYGFLIKWIPNILADFIAIIFCITTTYYFAKFSYYKFEMRFLKLKPKI; encoded by the coding sequence ATGACAGATGCTCAGCAAATCGAGAAAACACATTCAATAGGTTATATAGAATCTATTGATGGCATCAGAGGTTTGTTTATGCTGAGTGTATTATTAGTGCATCTGCATTTGGCTAATTTTAAGATACCAGCATTTCTTGCACAGTTTAGTTTACATCTATTCTTTGTACTTTCAGCATTTTTGATTAGTAGTATTTTATACAAACAAAAAGAAAGAGCAACTTCTTTTAAAGCTTTTGCTAAAGATTTTTATATCAAAAGAGCATTACGAATTTTGCCATTATATTGGGCATATATTTTATTTTTTATAGGATTTGCAATCATTTTAAGATTAGTGGCACCAACAATAGAAAATACTTTCTTAGGTGTAGTATATGACATCAAACATTTTGGTTGGATGTTGCTTACATTTACCTTCAACTACAGAGAAGTATATGCTTGGTCGCAAGACTTAAGTCATTTACGTTGCCATGTGTTTCCACATTTATGGTCTATATCTATCGAAGAACAATTTTATTTGATAATACCTACTGTGATTTATTTCTTAAGTAAAAAATCAATTAGAAATATATCAATCATCGTTATACTTATTTATCCATTTATTAGAATTTTTGGTTTTCAATATCTACGCGATGTGGTGCAAATGAAAGCAACCTTTGGTGAAGAAAGTAATGTACTATTCAATTTCTTTTATCGTTCATCACTATTTCAGTTCGATGCATTTTTTTATGGCTTACTCATTCCATTAGTTAATATCAACAATAAAAAAATACTCTACGCACTCTATGTTTTCTTTATTGCACTTTTATTAGGCAACCAAATATATAGTTCCTACATCTTTTCAATACAGAATAAGTTGAGTTTTTTAGATTCAATTGCAAATACTATGGTGCTATACAAAAACGGACAATACACAGTAGTCAATACCTTATATAATTTAGTCAGCTTTTGCTTAGTATATATTGCAGTATATTTCCCAAACTCATTTTTTAATAAATTATATGGTGTAGATTTTTTGAAAAAAATAGGCAAGATAGTTTATGGGTTCTATGTATATCATGCTGTTTTTGCCTTGCTTACATTAGCATTATATTATGGATTTTTGATAAAGTGGATTCCAAATATCTTGGCAGATTTTATTGCAATAATATTTTGTATTACAACAACTTACTATTTTGCCAAATTTAGTTATTATAAGTTTGAGATGCGCTTCCTAAAATTAAAACCTAAAATTTAG
- a CDS encoding T9SS type A sorting domain-containing protein: MINTIDAQQLCTFRTYKKILDTIYAQHVPILNPNDGMFLIPNILMPYTHTNVSPRMDIYIPDSIENDVTNKTFPLIIIAHGAKSSKSAPIYKYLADEFVKKGFVVANIDYRFDARYKSSWVNVFTNLDISKTADSVNGPLYNSRYSNRELFSNTMDVTLALKFLINNSTRFKIDTSKIILGGLSLGGGTTLSKIYASKHDYMPYFSTIFLTDTNYIDISKYNSNIKSAFAYMGGITDLNFINCDENKPLFLYHGTHDYLVPYYNAPLLCEPYQTKSFGSAAIVERLDSIGLYKPNSYYFIEARGVGHSVLLTNDLANLNINSGILPLHIPDLMRFIYNSIYNTYKNKVHKIITPHNGCLSYCNSNYFNRYINDGALFDDISSSNNKLCSEIPVLSLNTKPWNDIIPASCNDFFPQILKNCNSNITCTPQNIDSIIVFPIDTTVNDTTINDTTITDTTITSIIDNHFYLDIVVYPNPTKDNLFLESKELINIKDIEMYTLDGRNIEIKINKIDQYKYCIFINNFDNGIYFIKMKYNNTIHTRKIILQK, encoded by the coding sequence ATGATAAATACAATAGATGCTCAACAGTTGTGTACTTTTAGAACCTACAAGAAAATATTAGATACCATTTATGCTCAGCATGTACCCATTCTAAATCCTAATGATGGAATGTTTTTAATACCAAATATCTTAATGCCATATACTCATACAAATGTATCTCCAAGAATGGATATATATATTCCAGACAGCATAGAAAATGATGTAACAAATAAAACATTTCCTTTAATTATTATTGCACATGGTGCAAAATCTTCTAAGTCTGCACCAATATATAAATACCTTGCGGATGAATTTGTAAAAAAAGGATTTGTAGTTGCAAATATCGATTATAGATTTGATGCAAGATATAAAAGTAGTTGGGTAAATGTTTTTACAAATTTAGATATATCAAAAACTGCGGATAGTGTAAATGGACCTTTGTATAACTCAAGATATAGTAATAGAGAATTATTTTCTAATACAATGGATGTTACATTGGCATTAAAGTTTTTAATAAATAATAGCACAAGATTTAAAATAGATACTTCCAAAATTATTTTAGGTGGATTGAGTTTAGGTGGAGGCACCACATTATCTAAAATATATGCATCAAAGCATGATTATATGCCATACTTCTCAACCATTTTTTTGACAGATACAAACTATATTGATATATCTAAATATAACTCAAACATAAAAAGTGCTTTTGCATATATGGGCGGAATTACTGACTTGAATTTTATTAATTGTGACGAAAATAAACCATTGTTTTTATATCATGGTACACATGATTATTTAGTACCATACTATAACGCACCACTTTTGTGCGAACCTTATCAAACAAAATCATTTGGAAGTGCTGCCATTGTAGAAAGATTAGACAGTATTGGTTTATATAAACCAAATAGCTATTATTTTATTGAAGCAAGAGGTGTTGGTCATAGCGTGCTACTAACAAATGATTTAGCTAACCTAAATATTAATTCTGGTATTCTACCATTGCACATTCCAGATTTGATGAGATTTATTTATAACTCAATTTATAATACATATAAAAATAAAGTACATAAAATTATCACACCACACAATGGATGCTTAAGTTACTGCAACTCAAATTATTTTAATAGATACATAAACGATGGAGCTTTATTTGATGATATATCAAGTTCTAACAATAAATTATGTTCCGAAATACCAGTTTTAAGTCTAAATACAAAACCTTGGAATGATATTATACCAGCATCTTGCAATGATTTTTTTCCTCAGATTCTAAAGAATTGTAATTCAAATATCACATGTACACCACAAAATATAGATAGTATTATTGTTTTTCCAATTGATACTACTGTAAATGATACAACAATTAATGATACAACAATAACTGACACTACTATCACAAGTATAATAGACAATCATTTTTATTTAGATATTGTTGTGTATCCAAATCCAACTAAGGATAATTTATTTTTAGAATCGAAAGAATTAATAAATATAAAAGATATAGAAATGTATACTTTAGATGGTAGAAATATTGAAATAAAAATAAATAAAATAGACCAATATAAATATTGCATATTTATAAATAATTTTGACAATGGAATATATTTTATAAAAATGAAATATAATAACACGATACATACAAGAAAGATTATCTTGCAGAAATAG
- a CDS encoding acyltransferase translates to MQKPSVQYFEVIDGLRGSSMLMTIINHMFFLQVIKVPVVFAHFGLHGFFILSAFLISSILYKEKEKFGAYKPYAKNFYIKRVLRIFPVYFLYLFLVLLLGLATKGTALQAPLGILYDLKHYGWMLITFTFNYRELYSWIIDESHLRCMFFPHLWSISLEEQFYLVIPTLIFFCKKETIKKISIIFIIIYPLIRFFGYLYLRYDIKMITPFTINGSEELSALYDFFYRSSLFQFDAFMYGMMIPLISYDNRKVLRWIIIITFFAIATSQIYNIIDLANDSGKPIIQVISHADVIMRNGQFAYINTLYNILGATLFYYLLKFPDSFVNKPLRFSFFKNCGRIVYGIYVYHPLFVMLTLVLYSLIFKLLPTNIADMYIIKFLVDAGAIAFCFTTTYYACKLSFYKFEMPFLLLKAKRSEQKKI, encoded by the coding sequence ATGCAGAAACCTTCAGTTCAATATTTTGAAGTGATTGATGGTTTGCGTGGTTCTTCTATGTTGATGACCATTATCAACCATATGTTCTTTTTACAAGTAATTAAAGTTCCAGTAGTTTTCGCTCACTTTGGCTTACATGGATTTTTTATATTATCAGCATTTTTGATTAGTAGTATATTATATAAAGAAAAAGAAAAATTTGGTGCATATAAACCATACGCCAAAAACTTCTACATAAAAAGAGTATTGAGAATTTTTCCTGTATATTTTTTATACTTATTTTTAGTATTATTATTAGGCTTAGCTACCAAAGGCACTGCATTACAGGCACCATTAGGAATTTTATATGATTTAAAACACTACGGTTGGATGCTGATTACTTTTACATTCAACTACCGCGAATTATATTCTTGGATAATAGATGAAAGCCACTTGCGTTGTATGTTTTTTCCACATCTATGGTCAATCTCATTAGAAGAGCAATTTTATTTAGTAATTCCTACACTTATTTTCTTTTGCAAAAAAGAAACCATTAAGAAGATTTCAATAATATTTATTATAATTTATCCACTAATTCGTTTTTTTGGATATCTATATTTAAGATACGATATAAAAATGATAACGCCATTTACAATAAATGGCAGTGAAGAATTAAGTGCGTTATATGATTTCTTCTATCGTTCGTCTTTATTTCAGTTTGATGCATTTATGTATGGTATGATGATTCCGTTAATCAGTTATGACAACAGAAAAGTATTGCGTTGGATAATTATAATTACATTCTTTGCTATTGCAACTTCTCAAATATATAATATTATAGATTTGGCAAATGATAGTGGAAAACCAATTATCCAAGTTATTAGCCATGCAGACGTTATTATGCGCAACGGACAATTTGCATACATCAATACATTATATAATATTCTTGGAGCAACATTGTTTTATTATCTATTAAAATTTCCAGATTCTTTTGTAAATAAACCACTACGTTTTTCTTTCTTTAAAAATTGTGGTAGAATTGTATATGGTATTTATGTATATCATCCGTTATTTGTAATGCTAACGCTTGTATTGTATTCATTAATCTTTAAATTATTACCAACAAATATAGCTGATATGTATATCATAAAATTCTTGGTAGATGCAGGTGCAATTGCATTCTGCTTTACGACAACATATTATGCTTGTAAATTGAGTTTCTATAAATTTGAAATGCCATTCTTGTTGTTAAAAGCTAAACGATCAGAACAAAAGAAAATCTAA